The following coding sequences are from one Arthrobacter sp. 24S4-2 window:
- a CDS encoding tyrosine-type recombinase/integrase, whose product MPAARPFADMLARFLIVHLPVTRACSKNTISAYRDAFTLFLRFMEDRLTTPPDRVSFTDFTTPNVAAFLGWLRTDRGCSAATANQRLAALKSFFRYVQTEAPEQIAQAQQIFSLKAAQAPEPAIDYLPVEAIGLLLEHAKRRGPRDLALLTTLYDTAARVQEACDLSLADLHLDKPASATLTGKGHKTRVVPLTPQAAVILAQHVGTLPQEPSGPVFANRANQRLGRAGAAYILAKCAQTAHADRPELVPTTVSPHVLRHSKAMHLLENGVNLIYIRDILGHASVITTEIYAKASPEMKRQAIEAAAAKTLRASNYDQTTRQDLLTCLRQTI is encoded by the coding sequence ATGCCTGCCGCCCGCCCGTTTGCCGACATGCTGGCCCGGTTCCTCATCGTCCACCTGCCCGTCACCAGGGCTTGCTCCAAGAACACCATCTCCGCCTATCGGGACGCGTTCACGCTGTTCCTGCGGTTCATGGAAGACCGGTTGACGACCCCGCCGGACAGGGTCTCCTTCACAGACTTCACCACGCCGAACGTGGCGGCCTTTCTCGGCTGGCTGCGCACCGACAGGGGCTGCTCCGCCGCCACCGCCAACCAGCGCCTGGCGGCGTTGAAATCGTTCTTTCGATACGTTCAAACCGAAGCCCCCGAGCAAATCGCACAGGCCCAACAAATCTTTAGCCTCAAAGCCGCCCAAGCTCCCGAGCCAGCCATCGATTACCTGCCAGTGGAAGCGATCGGGCTGCTGCTGGAGCACGCCAAACGTCGCGGACCGCGCGACCTGGCGCTCCTGACGACCCTTTACGACACCGCCGCCAGAGTCCAGGAAGCCTGCGACCTGTCACTTGCCGACCTTCATCTCGATAAACCCGCCAGCGCGACTCTCACCGGAAAGGGCCATAAAACCCGGGTCGTTCCACTGACACCGCAGGCCGCCGTGATCCTTGCCCAGCACGTCGGCACACTGCCTCAAGAACCGTCCGGGCCGGTGTTTGCAAACAGAGCCAATCAACGGCTGGGACGCGCCGGCGCCGCCTACATACTCGCCAAATGCGCCCAGACCGCGCACGCCGACCGTCCCGAACTCGTCCCCACGACCGTTTCGCCCCACGTGCTGCGCCATTCGAAGGCCATGCATCTACTGGAAAACGGCGTCAATCTGATCTACATCCGCGACATCCTTGGCCACGCCTCCGTCATCACCACCGAGATCTACGCCAAAGCCAGCCCGGAAATGAAACGTCAAGCCATCGAAGCAGCCGCCGCGAAGACCCTCAGAGCAAGCAACTACGACCAGACCACCCGGCAGGACCTGCTGACCTGTCTCCGCCAAACGATCTGA
- a CDS encoding ribbon-helix-helix protein, CopG family: protein MAMNLRVPEELDRRLDQLAAEEHTSKSALLLQGAELVLQRHRRSRDIGEGLDFVMSHDAELLTRLEDA, encoded by the coding sequence ATGGCTATGAATCTGCGTGTTCCCGAAGAGCTGGATCGGCGTCTGGACCAGCTTGCTGCCGAGGAGCATACATCCAAGTCCGCACTACTGCTCCAGGGTGCGGAGCTTGTGTTGCAGCGTCACCGGCGCAGCCGTGACATCGGCGAGGGTCTGGATTTCGTCATGAGCCATGACGCGGAGCTCCTCACCCGCCTTGAGGATGCGTGA
- a CDS encoding LysR family transcriptional regulator: MLNDQSQDLFDIRRLALLVEVVEQGSITAAAELMMYTPSAVSQQLRKLEQEVGQPLLNRRSRGVAPTEAGQVLAGHARKIIGQMRAAQSDLDQIAGLRRGSLTVGTFPTLAGSFLPLVIRAFKKRYPAIGLSVRSARFDELVSDLGSGVTGLCLLWDYPWNRFQDDSIRVTEVFQESTVILVARGHPLADRDEVRMEELRKESWIVRAEAHPVVEVLQRSAHDAGFEPTIGFLANDYQEAQAMVSVGMGVAVVPKTAVALQHPDVRVISLGAAAPMRRVLLAQRQDKVYAPAEVAFHSTLLEIAREHFGDYL, encoded by the coding sequence TTGCTTAACGATCAGAGTCAAGATTTATTCGACATCCGTCGATTGGCCTTGCTGGTGGAGGTCGTCGAGCAGGGATCGATCACTGCCGCGGCTGAACTGATGATGTACACCCCGTCAGCAGTTTCCCAGCAGCTGCGGAAGCTCGAACAAGAAGTCGGGCAGCCCCTACTCAACCGCCGCTCCCGGGGCGTTGCGCCCACAGAGGCTGGCCAGGTGCTGGCCGGGCACGCCCGCAAGATCATTGGACAGATGCGGGCAGCTCAGTCCGACCTGGACCAGATCGCCGGTCTCAGACGTGGCTCCTTGACCGTAGGCACGTTCCCCACCCTCGCGGGATCTTTTTTGCCCCTTGTTATCCGCGCCTTCAAGAAGCGATACCCGGCCATTGGCCTCTCGGTGCGCAGCGCGCGCTTTGACGAACTTGTGTCGGACCTCGGGTCCGGAGTCACCGGACTGTGCCTGCTCTGGGACTATCCCTGGAATCGGTTCCAAGACGATTCCATCCGGGTAACAGAAGTCTTCCAGGAGAGCACCGTAATCCTGGTAGCCCGCGGGCACCCGCTCGCCGACCGGGACGAGGTGAGGATGGAGGAACTACGTAAGGAGTCGTGGATAGTTCGCGCGGAGGCTCACCCGGTGGTCGAGGTCCTGCAACGATCCGCCCACGACGCCGGGTTCGAGCCGACCATTGGCTTCCTGGCCAACGACTACCAAGAGGCCCAGGCCATGGTCAGCGTCGGCATGGGCGTGGCCGTGGTGCCCAAAACCGCAGTGGCCCTCCAGCACCCCGACGTAAGGGTAATTAGCCTCGGCGCGGCCGCGCCCATGCGGCGGGTATTGCTGGCCCAACGCCAAGACAAGGTCTACGCCCCGGCAGAGGTCGCTTTCCACTCCACCCTCTTGGAAATCGCCCGCGAACATTTCGGCGACTACCTCTAG
- a CDS encoding type II toxin-antitoxin system death-on-curing family toxin, with amino-acid sequence MTAYLEIEDALQVVDRYGFHIRDIGLLVSALARPATTVLGTEAYPQLPMKAAALLESVARFHPLIDGNKRTAWTLMVLMLWINGYRHDFGTDAAFDLVVGVAAGGVSLEDSAELIATQLVRR; translated from the coding sequence GTGACCGCGTACCTCGAGATAGAGGATGCGCTGCAGGTCGTTGACCGGTACGGGTTCCATATCCGCGACATCGGACTCCTGGTCTCGGCTTTGGCCCGACCGGCAACAACTGTCTTGGGCACGGAAGCCTATCCGCAGCTGCCGATGAAGGCAGCTGCCCTGCTGGAGTCGGTGGCGCGGTTCCACCCGTTGATCGACGGCAACAAACGCACAGCGTGGACGCTGATGGTTCTGATGCTCTGGATCAACGGCTACCGGCATGACTTCGGCACTGATGCGGCATTTGATCTCGTCGTAGGGGTGGCCGCCGGCGGTGTCTCACTTGAAGACAGCGCTGAGCTGATTGCCACGCAACTCGTCAGGCGCTAG
- a CDS encoding tyrosine-type recombinase/integrase, whose product MSVEIIPDGAFPELFSEFVEYKRNLGYVYPKSRLYLVRRLSAFLAGRDGDERVLTRDAVEAFVRPGDGESSGSVAGRRGIVRQFALFLRWKGIEAWVLPDGLGPRQSSSFTPRILTADEMARVIACADARPASRCGPQTQPVYAMLVRLLWCCGLRIGEALSLRIRDVDLADAVITVHKAKHNRTRLVPMSESLAACARRYVVAVGLIPEDRGAWFFPSPRGGRYNPGSATAHIQGLMLQAGVTTASGHAPRAHDLRHSYAVACLGKMQASGVDVYAALPLLATYMGHADIVSAEYYLRLDPSAWGSIHQVMEGAYAGVFPHEEA is encoded by the coding sequence ATGTCCGTTGAGATCATTCCCGACGGGGCGTTCCCAGAGTTGTTCAGCGAGTTTGTCGAGTACAAGAGGAACCTGGGCTACGTCTATCCGAAAAGCCGCCTCTACCTCGTAAGGCGTTTGTCGGCATTCCTCGCCGGGCGCGACGGAGACGAGCGGGTGCTGACCAGGGACGCGGTCGAGGCCTTCGTCCGGCCGGGCGATGGAGAGTCCTCTGGGTCGGTCGCGGGCCGGCGGGGTATTGTCCGTCAGTTCGCTTTGTTCCTGCGGTGGAAGGGAATCGAGGCATGGGTGCTGCCGGACGGGTTGGGGCCACGCCAATCCAGCTCGTTCACTCCCAGGATACTCACGGCAGATGAGATGGCCCGGGTCATCGCCTGCGCGGACGCCCGTCCCGCGTCGCGGTGCGGACCGCAAACCCAGCCGGTCTACGCGATGCTTGTCCGCTTGCTGTGGTGCTGCGGGCTGCGGATCGGCGAGGCGCTGTCTCTGCGGATCCGTGACGTGGACCTGGCCGATGCCGTCATCACCGTCCACAAAGCGAAGCACAACCGAACCAGGTTGGTGCCGATGTCCGAATCTTTGGCCGCATGCGCCCGCCGCTACGTGGTTGCTGTCGGCCTTATCCCGGAAGATCGCGGGGCGTGGTTCTTCCCCTCCCCGCGAGGCGGGCGCTACAACCCGGGCTCGGCCACAGCGCACATTCAGGGGTTAATGCTCCAAGCGGGCGTCACGACCGCCTCGGGTCATGCTCCGCGTGCCCATGACCTGAGACATTCGTATGCGGTGGCCTGCCTGGGGAAGATGCAGGCCTCCGGGGTGGACGTTTACGCAGCACTGCCTTTGCTGGCGACCTATATGGGACACGCCGACATCGTCTCAGCGGAGTATTACCTGCGCCTCGACCCATCGGCCTGGGGCAGCATCCATCAGGTCATGGAAGGCGCCTACGCGGGCGTATTCCCCCACGAGGAGGCGTGA
- a CDS encoding IS1182 family transposase → MNSGSQDGLFDEALVERVERFDDGIVEAGAGVKKRFKSFEPDAVMLVPPSLDEWLPGNHLARFIADLVSRELNLSRFYGSYGKTKGQPPYDPRLMVRVLLYGYCVGVRSSRELERACVDVVAFRWLAGQQAPDFRSIGRFRKRHLAALGNVFLQALELCRAAGMVSLGRVALDGTKVRANASRRKAMSYGRLTEKQRILAAEVSDMLADAEAVDREEDARFGADTRGDELPPDLADRQSRLAKMAAARKQLEEDAAAKARKEAEQKARDRGDDDGAAAAKGEEAAAKAEVRPRAQRNFTDPDSRIMKTADGSYHYCYNAQAVVDADHQVIVATDLNNTAVDVQQLVPMTERTAETLGRMPAQWTIDAGYCSAANLEHVKEIEAAGGTEFFIATGRLKHGEKVPETPRGRIPATATPKERMARKLKTKKGRAVYARRKAIIEPVFGQIHTRQGKHVLLRGLEQAKHEWELMAGCHNLLKLFTFKAKAGLNAPAGA, encoded by the coding sequence ATGAATTCCGGTTCCCAGGATGGCCTTTTTGATGAAGCTCTCGTGGAGCGGGTGGAGCGTTTTGATGACGGGATCGTTGAGGCCGGTGCTGGTGTGAAGAAGCGGTTCAAATCCTTTGAGCCGGACGCGGTGATGCTGGTCCCGCCGTCGCTGGATGAGTGGTTGCCGGGCAATCATCTGGCCCGGTTCATCGCTGATCTGGTGTCCCGGGAGCTGAATCTGTCCCGGTTCTACGGCTCGTATGGGAAGACGAAGGGCCAGCCGCCGTATGATCCGCGGTTGATGGTCCGGGTCCTGCTTTACGGTTACTGCGTCGGGGTGCGTTCCTCCCGGGAGTTGGAGCGGGCGTGCGTGGACGTGGTCGCGTTCCGTTGGCTGGCCGGGCAGCAGGCACCGGATTTCCGGTCCATCGGCCGGTTCCGCAAACGCCATCTCGCGGCGTTGGGGAACGTGTTCCTGCAGGCGCTGGAACTCTGCCGGGCCGCGGGCATGGTCTCCTTGGGCCGGGTTGCCCTGGACGGGACGAAGGTCCGGGCCAACGCGTCCCGGCGAAAGGCGATGAGCTACGGACGGCTGACCGAAAAACAGAGGATCCTCGCCGCGGAGGTCTCGGACATGCTCGCCGACGCCGAGGCCGTGGACAGGGAGGAGGATGCCCGGTTCGGGGCGGATACGCGCGGCGATGAGCTCCCGCCGGACCTGGCCGACCGGCAATCGCGGCTGGCGAAGATGGCCGCGGCCCGCAAACAGCTCGAAGAGGACGCGGCAGCCAAAGCACGCAAAGAGGCGGAGCAGAAAGCCCGGGACCGCGGCGATGACGACGGGGCGGCTGCGGCCAAGGGCGAGGAAGCCGCGGCCAAAGCGGAGGTCAGACCGAGGGCCCAGCGCAATTTCACGGACCCCGACTCCCGGATCATGAAGACCGCAGACGGCTCGTACCACTATTGCTACAACGCCCAGGCCGTGGTCGACGCGGACCATCAGGTCATCGTCGCCACCGATCTGAACAACACCGCGGTGGACGTGCAGCAACTGGTCCCGATGACCGAACGCACCGCCGAAACCCTGGGCCGGATGCCCGCCCAATGGACCATTGATGCCGGATATTGTTCAGCAGCCAACCTCGAACACGTGAAGGAAATCGAGGCCGCCGGCGGGACCGAGTTCTTCATCGCGACCGGCCGGCTCAAACACGGCGAAAAGGTTCCCGAGACGCCCCGGGGCAGGATCCCGGCCACCGCCACACCCAAGGAACGGATGGCGAGGAAACTCAAAACCAAGAAGGGCCGGGCCGTTTACGCGCGGCGCAAGGCGATCATCGAACCGGTCTTCGGGCAAATCCACACCCGCCAGGGCAAACACGTACTCCTGCGCGGCCTCGAACAAGCCAAACACGAGTGGGAACTGATGGCAGGCTGTCACAACCTGCTGAAATTGTTCACTTTCAAAGCCAAAGCCGGTCTCAACGCCCCGGCCGGAGCCTAA